The Clostridium sp. AWRP genome has a window encoding:
- the tuf gene encoding elongation factor Tu, whose product MSKEKYERTKPHVNIGTIGHVDHGKTTLTAAITMVLSKEGKAAATKYDEIDKAPEEKERGITINTAHVEYETDKRHYAHVDCPGHADYVKNMITGAAQMDGAILVVSAADGPMPQTREHILLASRVGVQYIVVFLNKSDQVDDPELLELVEMEVRELLSEYGFPGDDVPIIVGSALKVLENPDDPEATKCIHELMDAVDEYIPTPERPTDKDFLMPIEDVFTITGRGTVATGRVESGVLKIGDELEIVGLKEEKKKTTCTGVEMFRKLLDQAMAGDNIGVLLRGIQRDEVERGQVLAKPGTVHPHKKFVGQVYVLKKEEGGRHTPFFNGYRPQFYFRTTDVTGSIALPEGVEMVMPGDHIDMNVELITPVAMHEGLRFAIREGGRTVGSGVVTTITE is encoded by the coding sequence ATGTCAAAAGAAAAGTATGAAAGAACCAAACCACATGTAAACATAGGAACAATAGGACACGTAGACCATGGTAAGACAACATTAACAGCAGCAATAACAATGGTATTATCAAAAGAGGGAAAAGCAGCAGCAACAAAGTATGATGAAATAGATAAAGCACCAGAAGAAAAAGAAAGAGGAATAACAATAAATACAGCTCATGTAGAATATGAGACAGATAAGAGACACTATGCTCATGTAGATTGTCCAGGACATGCAGATTATGTAAAGAACATGATAACAGGAGCAGCACAAATGGATGGAGCAATTCTAGTAGTAAGTGCAGCAGATGGTCCAATGCCACAGACAAGAGAACATATATTGTTAGCAAGCAGAGTAGGAGTACAGTATATAGTAGTATTCTTAAATAAGTCAGACCAGGTAGACGATCCAGAATTACTAGAATTAGTAGAGATGGAAGTAAGAGAATTATTAAGTGAGTATGGATTCCCAGGAGACGACGTACCAATAATAGTAGGAAGTGCGTTAAAGGTATTAGAGAACCCAGATGATCCAGAAGCAACAAAATGCATACATGAATTAATGGATGCAGTAGATGAATATATACCAACACCAGAAAGACCAACAGATAAGGACTTCTTAATGCCAATAGAAGATGTATTCACAATAACAGGAAGAGGAACAGTAGCAACAGGAAGAGTAGAAAGTGGAGTATTAAAAATCGGAGACGAATTAGAGATAGTAGGATTAAAGGAAGAGAAGAAGAAGACAACATGTACAGGAGTAGAGATGTTTAGAAAACTTCTAGACCAGGCAATGGCAGGAGATAACATCGGAGTACTATTAAGAGGAATACAGAGGGACGAAGTAGAAAGAGGTCAAGTACTAGCAAAACCAGGAACAGTACATCCACATAAGAAATTTGTAGGTCAGGTATATGTACTTAAGAAAGAAGAAGGTGGAAGACATACACCATTCTTCAATGGATACAGACCACAATTTTACTTTAGAACAACAGATGTAACAGGATCAATTGCATTACCAGAAGGAGTAGAAATGGTAATGCCAGGAGACCACATAGACATGAACGTAGAACTTATAACACCAGTAGCAATGCATGAAGGATTAAGATTTGCAATAAGAGAAGGCGGAAGAACAGTTGGATCAGGTGTTGTTACTACAATAACTGAGTAA
- the fusA gene encoding elongation factor G, producing the protein MEREYPLEKFRNIGIMAHIDAGKTTTTERILFYTGITHKIGEVHDGEATMDWMAQEQERGITITSAATFCKWKGYAINIIDTPGHVDFTVEVERSLRVLDGAVTVLDAKSGVEPQTETVWRQADNYGVPRMVYVNKMDSVGADFYMCINTLRERLHCNAVPIQIPIGTEDKFKGIVDLIKNEAIIYEDDLGTVMDEVKIPDELADKAEEYRTALIEAVADLDEDLMMKYLDGAEITQEEIVAAMRKGVIENKIVPVLCGSSYKNKGVQPMIDAVVDFMPSPLDVPPVKGTDPDTKEEMERVADDNAPLTALAFKIATDPFIGKLAFTRVYSGIMKSGTYVYNSTKGKKERIARLVKMHSNHRQEVDELRAGDLGAIVGLKDTTTGNTLCDENSPIVLESMEFPEPVIRVAIEPKTKAGQEKMGIALAKLAEEDPTFKTYTDQETGQTIIAGMGELHLEIIVDRLQREFKVECNVGEPQVAYKETIRKTVKAQGKFIRQSGGHGQYGDCSIEMSPSEEGYTFENAIVGGAIPKEFIGPVDNGIQEAAQNGVIAGYETINFKVKLYDGSYHDVDSSEMAFKIAGSMAFKNAMNKADPVLLEPMMKVEVTIPEEYMGDVMGDINSRRGRIEGMDPRSGAEIIRAFVPLSEMFGYATTLRSRTQGRGVYSMTFDHYEEVPKSIQEKIVGERNS; encoded by the coding sequence GTGGAAAGAGAATATCCGCTAGAGAAGTTCCGTAATATAGGAATAATGGCACATATTGATGCCGGAAAGACTACTACTACGGAGCGTATACTTTTCTATACGGGAATAACCCATAAAATAGGAGAAGTACATGATGGTGAAGCTACAATGGATTGGATGGCTCAGGAGCAAGAAAGAGGAATAACTATAACCTCTGCGGCTACTTTTTGTAAATGGAAAGGCTATGCAATAAATATAATAGACACACCAGGACACGTAGATTTTACAGTAGAAGTTGAAAGATCACTTAGAGTTCTTGATGGAGCTGTTACTGTTTTAGATGCCAAAAGTGGCGTTGAACCACAAACAGAAACTGTATGGAGACAGGCAGATAATTATGGTGTCCCAAGAATGGTTTATGTAAATAAAATGGATTCAGTAGGAGCAGATTTTTACATGTGTATAAATACTTTGAGAGAAAGATTACACTGTAATGCAGTTCCTATTCAAATTCCAATTGGAACAGAAGATAAATTTAAAGGTATAGTAGATCTTATTAAAAATGAAGCTATAATATATGAAGATGATCTTGGAACTGTTATGGATGAAGTTAAAATACCTGATGAGTTAGCAGATAAGGCAGAAGAGTATAGAACAGCTTTAATTGAAGCAGTAGCCGATTTAGATGAAGATTTAATGATGAAATATTTAGATGGAGCAGAAATAACACAAGAAGAAATAGTAGCTGCTATGAGGAAAGGTGTTATTGAAAATAAAATAGTTCCAGTTTTATGTGGATCTTCTTATAAGAACAAAGGTGTTCAGCCAATGATAGATGCCGTAGTTGATTTTATGCCATCACCTCTTGATGTACCACCTGTAAAAGGTACTGATCCTGACACTAAAGAGGAAATGGAAAGAGTAGCTGATGATAATGCACCATTAACTGCATTGGCATTTAAAATTGCTACAGATCCTTTTATAGGGAAATTAGCATTTACAAGAGTTTACTCAGGAATTATGAAGAGTGGTACTTACGTATATAACTCAACAAAAGGGAAAAAAGAAAGAATTGCAAGACTTGTAAAGATGCATTCAAATCATAGACAGGAAGTTGACGAACTTCGTGCAGGTGATTTAGGTGCTATAGTAGGATTGAAAGATACTACTACAGGTAATACTCTTTGCGATGAAAACAGTCCTATAGTACTTGAAAGTATGGAATTCCCTGAACCAGTTATACGTGTAGCTATAGAGCCAAAGACAAAGGCTGGTCAGGAGAAAATGGGTATAGCTTTAGCTAAACTTGCTGAAGAAGATCCAACATTTAAAACTTATACAGATCAAGAGACAGGTCAAACAATTATAGCAGGTATGGGAGAACTTCACTTAGAAATAATTGTTGATAGACTTCAAAGGGAATTTAAAGTAGAATGTAATGTTGGTGAACCACAAGTTGCCTATAAAGAGACGATTAGAAAAACTGTTAAAGCACAAGGTAAATTTATTAGACAGTCTGGTGGACATGGACAATATGGTGATTGTTCCATAGAGATGTCACCTTCAGAAGAAGGATATACGTTTGAAAATGCCATTGTAGGAGGAGCTATTCCTAAAGAATTTATTGGACCAGTTGATAATGGAATTCAAGAAGCTGCTCAAAATGGTGTAATTGCAGGATATGAAACTATAAACTTTAAGGTTAAGTTATATGATGGATCTTATCATGATGTAGATTCATCAGAAATGGCATTTAAAATAGCTGGATCTATGGCATTTAAGAATGCTATGAATAAAGCAGACCCAGTTTTACTTGAGCCAATGATGAAAGTTGAAGTTACAATACCAGAAGAATATATGGGAGATGTAATGGGAGACATAAATTCCAGAAGAGGAAGAATCGAAGGAATGGATCCAAGGTCAGGAGCTGAAATTATAAGAGCGTTTGTCCCATTGTCTGAAATGTTTGGATATGCTACTACACTTAGATCTAGGACACAAGGTAGAGGAGTTTATTCAATGACATTTGACCATTATGAAGAAGTGCCAAAGAGTATTCAAGAGAAAATTGTAGGAGAGAGAAATAGCTAA
- the rpsG gene encoding 30S ribosomal protein S7: MARKGHIGKRDVLPDPVYNSKVVTKLVNSIMEDGKKGVAQKICYGAFDIIHEKTNKEPMEVFEEAMNNIMPLLEVKARRIGGATYQVPIEVRPERRQTLGIRWLLIASRKRNEKYMRERLASELMDAANNTGAAVKKREDTHKMAEANKAFAHYRY, translated from the coding sequence GTGGCAAGAAAAGGACATATAGGAAAAAGAGATGTATTACCAGATCCAGTATATAATAGTAAGGTAGTTACAAAATTAGTAAACAGTATAATGGAAGATGGTAAAAAGGGAGTAGCTCAAAAAATATGCTACGGAGCTTTTGACATAATTCATGAAAAAACAAATAAAGAGCCAATGGAAGTTTTTGAAGAGGCAATGAACAATATAATGCCTTTACTAGAAGTAAAAGCAAGAAGAATTGGTGGTGCAACATACCAGGTTCCAATAGAAGTTAGACCAGAGAGAAGACAGACTTTAGGAATAAGATGGCTTCTTATTGCATCAAGAAAAAGAAATGAAAAATATATGAGAGAAAGACTTGCTTCAGAATTAATGGATGCAGCAAATAATACAGGTGCAGCTGTTAAGAAGAGAGAAGATACTCATAAAATGGCTGAAGCTAATAAGGCTTTTGCACATTATAGATATTAA
- the rpsL gene encoding 30S ribosomal protein S12 encodes MPTISQLVRKGRKTMSTKSTAPALKECPQKRGVCTVVKTTTPKKPNSALRKIARVRLTNGYEVSAYIPGIGHNLQEHSVVLIRGGRVKDLPGVRYHIVRGALDSAGVADRLQSRSKYGAKKPKQK; translated from the coding sequence ATGCCAACAATAAGCCAATTAGTAAGAAAAGGCAGAAAGACAATGAGCACAAAGTCAACAGCACCAGCACTAAAAGAATGTCCACAAAAAAGAGGAGTTTGTACAGTAGTAAAAACTACTACTCCTAAAAAGCCAAACTCAGCACTTAGAAAAATTGCCAGAGTTAGGTTGACAAATGGATATGAAGTAAGTGCGTATATTCCAGGTATAGGACATAACTTACAAGAGCACAGTGTTGTTCTAATAAGAGGAGGAAGAGTTAAAGATCTTCCAGGTGTCAGATATCATATTGTAAGAGGAGCACTGGATTCAGCTGGAGTTGCCGACAGATTACAGTCAAGATCAAAATATGGCGCAAAAAAGCCAAAACAAAAGTAA
- a CDS encoding ribosomal L7Ae/L30e/S12e/Gadd45 family protein — MVNRLKGNKVVGLKQTVKAIKNSTAKTVYIAKDADDKLIQSVKVLIDDNSPELIYIDTMKELGKLCGIDVGAATAAVLKD, encoded by the coding sequence ATGGTTAACAGACTAAAAGGAAACAAGGTTGTCGGTTTAAAGCAAACAGTTAAAGCAATAAAGAATAGCACTGCAAAAACTGTTTATATAGCTAAGGATGCTGACGATAAGTTAATACAGTCAGTAAAAGTGTTAATTGATGATAATTCCCCGGAGTTAATTTATATAGATACTATGAAAGAATTGGGAAAACTATGTGGTATAGATGTAGGAGCTGCTACAGCTGCTGTATTAAAAGATTAA
- the rpoC gene encoding DNA-directed RNA polymerase subunit beta', which yields MFELNNFDALQIGLASPEKIREWSRGEVKKPETINYRTLKPERDGLFCERIFGPTKDWECHCGKYKRIRYKGIVCDRCGVEVTKAKVRRERMGHIELAAPVSHIWYFKGIPSRMGLILDMSPRALEKVLYFASYVVLDPKETQLLKKQLLTEKEYREAVDKYGEQNFVAGMGAESVKKLLEEIDLDQLSVTLKEDLKSSTGQKKVRIIRRLEVVESFRKSGNKPDWMIIDVIPVIPPDLRPMVQLDGGRFATSDLNDLYRRVINRNNRLKKLLDLGAPDIIVRNEKRMLQEAVDALIDNGRRGRAVTGPGNRPLKSLSDMLKGKQGRFRQNLLGKRVDYSGRSVIVVGPELRMYQCGLPKEMALELFKPFVMKKLVESGLAHNIKSAKRMVERVQTQVWDVLEEVISDHPVILNRAPTLHRLGIQAFQPVLVEGRAIKLHPLACTAYNADFDGDQMAVHVPLSVEAQSEARFLMLAAHNILKPSDGKPVVVPTQDMVLGSYYLTIEKDGAKGEGRIFSSPDEVIMAYQLKQVDINAKIKVRLTKVKDGKTISGIIDATPGKIIFNESIPQDLGFVDRSKPGNEFKLEIDFLVAKKNLGKIINKCYMKHGATKTSIMLDKIKARGYHYSTISGITVSTSDMVVPEAKKRLLGEADAAVDKIEKMYRRGFISEEERYQRVIEKWTKTTEDVADALMDNLDKFNPIFMMADSGARGSKSQIKQLAGMRGLMANPSGKIIELPIRASFREGLDVLEYFISTHGARKGNADTALKTADSGYLTRRLVDVSQDVIVRQEDCGTHEGYDVSEIKEGNEVIESLAERLTGRYSAEDIKDPKTGEIIIPKDVYMDPKIAEKIEASGIKKVKIRSVFTCKSKHGVCAKCYGMNMATAKKIDIGEAVGIIAAQSIGEPGTQLTMRTFHTGGVAGSDITQGLPRVEELFEARKPKGLAIVSEVSGTVKMEETKKKRSVSIVMDTGEEVSYDIPFGSRLKVSNGDAISAGDEITEGSVNPHDILRIKGVQGAKNYLLSEVQKVYRLQGVDINDKHLEVVIRQMTRKIKIEESGDTELLPGTMIDMFDFEEANEKVEANGGEPAKGRVALLGITKAALATESFLSAASFQETTRVLTDAAIKGKVDPLLGLKENVIIGKLIPAGTGMTRYRSVRINTEDKSDEKQVSDEAEV from the coding sequence TTGTTTGAATTAAATAATTTTGATGCACTTCAAATAGGTTTAGCTTCACCAGAAAAAATAAGAGAATGGTCAAGAGGTGAAGTGAAAAAACCAGAAACAATAAATTATAGAACTTTAAAACCTGAAAGAGATGGACTATTCTGTGAAAGAATTTTTGGACCAACTAAAGATTGGGAATGTCACTGTGGTAAGTATAAGAGAATAAGATACAAAGGTATAGTTTGCGATAGGTGTGGTGTTGAAGTAACTAAGGCAAAGGTTAGAAGAGAGAGAATGGGACATATTGAGCTTGCAGCTCCTGTATCCCATATATGGTACTTTAAAGGAATACCATCTCGTATGGGACTAATTTTGGATATGTCACCTAGAGCTCTTGAAAAAGTACTGTATTTTGCATCTTATGTTGTTTTAGATCCAAAAGAAACTCAACTGTTAAAAAAGCAACTTTTAACTGAAAAAGAATATAGGGAAGCTGTAGACAAATATGGTGAGCAAAATTTTGTAGCAGGTATGGGGGCTGAATCTGTTAAGAAACTATTAGAAGAAATAGATTTAGACCAGTTATCTGTGACTTTAAAAGAAGATTTGAAAAGCAGTACAGGGCAAAAAAAGGTAAGGATAATTAGAAGATTGGAAGTAGTTGAATCTTTTAGAAAATCTGGTAATAAGCCTGATTGGATGATTATAGATGTAATACCTGTAATCCCACCTGATTTGAGACCTATGGTTCAATTAGATGGAGGAAGATTTGCTACATCAGATTTAAATGATCTTTATAGAAGAGTAATAAATAGAAATAATAGGCTTAAAAAATTACTAGATTTGGGTGCGCCAGATATAATAGTTAGAAATGAAAAGAGAATGCTTCAGGAAGCTGTAGATGCCCTTATAGATAATGGTAGGCGTGGAAGAGCAGTAACAGGACCTGGAAATAGACCTTTAAAATCATTATCTGATATGCTAAAGGGTAAACAAGGTAGGTTCAGACAAAATTTGCTGGGCAAACGTGTAGATTACTCTGGACGTTCTGTTATAGTAGTTGGACCTGAACTTAGAATGTATCAATGTGGTCTACCTAAAGAAATGGCACTTGAATTATTTAAGCCATTTGTTATGAAAAAGTTAGTAGAAAGTGGTTTAGCACATAATATTAAAAGTGCAAAGAGAATGGTAGAAAGAGTACAGACTCAAGTATGGGATGTATTAGAAGAAGTAATATCAGACCATCCAGTAATTTTAAATCGTGCTCCGACTCTCCATAGATTAGGAATTCAGGCATTTCAACCTGTACTTGTAGAGGGTAGAGCTATAAAACTTCATCCATTAGCATGTACTGCATATAATGCAGACTTTGATGGAGACCAAATGGCGGTACATGTTCCTTTATCTGTTGAAGCTCAATCAGAGGCTAGATTTTTAATGCTTGCTGCACATAATATACTAAAACCTTCAGATGGAAAGCCGGTAGTTGTGCCTACACAGGATATGGTACTTGGTTCATACTATTTAACTATAGAAAAAGATGGAGCTAAAGGAGAAGGTAGAATTTTTTCTTCACCGGATGAAGTAATAATGGCATATCAGTTAAAGCAGGTTGATATTAATGCCAAGATAAAGGTTAGACTTACTAAGGTTAAGGACGGAAAAACTATAAGTGGTATAATTGATGCTACCCCAGGTAAAATAATATTTAATGAATCTATACCTCAAGATTTGGGATTTGTAGATAGAAGTAAACCTGGGAATGAGTTTAAACTTGAGATTGATTTTCTTGTAGCTAAGAAAAACTTAGGTAAGATAATAAATAAATGCTATATGAAGCATGGTGCTACTAAAACTTCCATAATGCTTGATAAAATAAAAGCTAGAGGATATCATTATTCTACTATAAGTGGTATAACAGTTTCCACTTCAGATATGGTGGTTCCAGAAGCTAAAAAAAGGCTCTTAGGTGAAGCAGATGCAGCAGTAGATAAAATAGAAAAAATGTATAGAAGAGGATTTATATCAGAGGAAGAAAGATATCAAAGAGTTATTGAGAAATGGACTAAAACTACAGAAGATGTTGCAGATGCACTTATGGATAATCTAGATAAATTTAATCCAATATTTATGATGGCGGATTCAGGAGCTAGAGGATCTAAAAGTCAAATTAAGCAGCTTGCAGGTATGAGAGGACTTATGGCAAATCCTTCAGGAAAGATAATAGAGCTTCCTATAAGAGCATCTTTCAGGGAAGGTTTGGATGTACTAGAATATTTTATATCAACTCACGGAGCTAGAAAAGGTAATGCAGATACTGCATTAAAGACCGCTGACTCTGGTTATCTTACAAGAAGGCTTGTAGATGTAAGCCAGGATGTTATAGTAAGACAAGAAGATTGTGGAACTCATGAAGGATATGACGTTTCTGAAATAAAAGAAGGAAATGAAGTTATAGAAAGTTTGGCAGAAAGACTTACTGGTAGGTATTCTGCTGAAGATATTAAAGATCCTAAAACTGGAGAAATAATAATACCAAAAGATGTCTATATGGATCCAAAAATAGCTGAGAAAATAGAGGCTTCTGGAATTAAAAAAGTAAAGATTAGGTCTGTATTTACTTGTAAGTCAAAACATGGAGTATGTGCAAAGTGCTATGGTATGAACATGGCTACTGCAAAGAAAATTGATATAGGAGAGGCTGTAGGTATAATAGCAGCTCAAAGTATAGGAGAGCCAGGTACACAGCTCACTATGAGAACTTTCCATACTGGAGGAGTTGCAGGATCTGATATAACTCAAGGTCTTCCTAGAGTTGAAGAATTATTTGAAGCTAGAAAACCAAAAGGGCTTGCTATAGTAAGTGAGGTTTCAGGTACTGTAAAAATGGAAGAGACAAAAAAGAAGAGAAGTGTTTCCATAGTTATGGATACTGGAGAAGAAGTAAGCTATGACATACCGTTTGGTTCAAGACTTAAAGTATCTAATGGAGATGCAATAAGTGCTGGAGATGAAATAACAGAAGGTTCTGTAAATCCACATGACATTTTAAGAATAAAAGGTGTTCAGGGAGCTAAAAATTATCTTTTGTCTGAAGTTCAAAAAGTTTACAGACTTCAAGGTGTTGATATAAATGATAAGCATCTGGAAGTAGTAATAAGGCAGATGACAAGAAAGATTAAAATAGAGGAATCAGGAGATACAGAACTGCTTCCAGGAACTATGATTGATATGTTTGATTTTGAAGAGGCTAATGAAAAAGTAGAAGCTAATGGTGGGGAACCAGCTAAAGGCAGGGTAGCTTTACTTGGTATAACTAAAGCAGCACTTGCAACTGAATCCTTCCTTTCTGCAGCGTCGTTCCAGGAAACTACAAGAGTTCTTACAGATGCAGCTATAAAGGGTAAAGTAGATCCATTGTTAGGATTGAAAGAAAATGTAATTATAGGTAAACTTATACCAGCAGGAACAGGTATGACCAGGTATAGGTCTGTAAGGATTAATACAGAAGATAAATCTGATGAAAAACAGGTAAGTGATGAGGCAGAAGTGTAG